The Arachis hypogaea cultivar Tifrunner chromosome 14, arahy.Tifrunner.gnm2.J5K5, whole genome shotgun sequence DNA window GGTTCACACCTGTGTGCATAATCAGTACAGATTAGATGCAGAAAAATTCATCCATTACAACATCACATGCAAGTTCAAATGAGTTAAATGAAATGTTTTATAGAATATACTGAGCTTAACATCAAGTAAAAGTTCAAATAAGAGCTGACTGAGACATCCTCATGACAGTAAATGGAAAGGCAAACCACAAATATTGTGAACGAATCAAAACTTGAGGGCAAAAGCAACTTGCGTGCAAACTGATTCAGCCGAAATACCAGTTGAACAAAGTAGTTTGGCAGTAAGGTTAAAAGACAATTATCATTACAACAATATTTTTCTGCCACGTATCTGATTTCAAGACCTTAGCAACAACGGAAAGAATGGAAATTTCCGTGCCAAACAGTAAGACATTTGCCAAAGATCTCAATCCTAAAGATTCTGGACAATCCCTTTAAAACAGGATGCTTGAAACTCTCAGGAAAAAAACTCACCAATCATGATATAGTCCAATAAGGCCTCTGTCATAGATCACATCAAGAGTTGACGGCTTATCAGCAGGAACTACATTCATTACCCACACGGGATCAGATATCAATGCTGCTGCAAAACCTCCAAATAGAGCATTCATGTCCATAACATTGCGCACAGCTGGAGTCCCCAACTTTATGTGTAGAGATTTTTTATAGTGCATAACTCTCCTTATCCACCTTTTATTGTCAGCCTCGTACAAATGAGCCTCATTTTTCATTACTGTGGACCTTGGAGGTACAGTGTTAAGCCTCTCTGGCCACTTGGGAATCTGTCCAATAGCATATTCTCCTTTGACAGAAGATGTCCTTGTGACACACCTCTTCAATTTGAAGTacctgtaaaataaataaagcttaATTTCACCCTTCAAAGTAATCAATGAGATCTACTAACAATAATGACATTCATCCAAGTGCTATACACCTATATCAATTTCGAAGTAGACAGAGAGAGTATCAAAcataataaaatgaaagataattcATAGTAGCTATACAGGAAATTACCAAGCTTGACTTGCATCATCTGAATCATCACATAATGCAAGACCAAAATCATTTTGGTGGGGGTGACACATTTTTCCTGCAGGCTTCTTCCAGATCGCAGTGTTACCATCTACAACTATCAGTTCATAGCACAATGCTCTTGCTACAGCCTGGAGATCAGACCATTCTTTATCTTGTTTAGCCCACTGAACAGGGGGGCCAGAAATGACCAAATATCCACCAGGACGAAGTAATCTATCCACTTCAATAAAATAGGTTGCATCTGCAAAGCATATTTTCTGCATTAGAGAAGCAGCAAGCCTTCATGATTCAAATATATGGAAAAGGTCAGTAGTGAAGAATAACTCACTGTAGGCTGTAAAAGGGATCAAACAGCGAGAACAATGAACTAAGTCAAATCCAAATGCAGGGAATGGCAGTCGACGAGTGCCAAGCATGGCAACGAAGGCTGGTATTCCTCTTTCCAGAGCAAATTGTATCTGTGATTTATGTGAATCTCTTGGAGCAAAAGACATGGCTAACATATTTTGGGCTAGTAAATATCCTCCAAAACTAGCAACCTGTAAAAGCAAGATATATATTTCATGTTAAACAGCAATAAAGTCTAGTACGATCTCAGAAACAAAAATGGAAAACTAGCTCTTACCCCGCACCCCATGTCAAGAGCAGTCCTCATAACACCGTCACGTATAGGAATGTATTGAGCAAGCTTTTCAATATACTGCTCTGCTCCATCTGGAAACATTGTACCACCACCAGGGAATATAAAGTGTTGACCTTCACGCTTCATCCATCCCTGGTGACCTTTCCTGTCAGCAATTTTGTTGTGTGGCATGTTATCGTGCCATATCTGCAAATTTGGAAGGGGGATTGAAGAATGAGCAACAAAACTAGCTTTATTTATTTCACACTTGAAAAAAAACACTTAATTCAACTATCTTTGATTTTCAAATGAATATGTTATAACTAAAGTGAGCTTCTTATATTCCTAGGAAAAACCATTTTTAAAaaggaatttaattttgatatactgatATTAATGAATTCATAATAATAAAACATATGAAGCCCTACACATTAGGGAACTTTCTCTGTCCTAGTTACTCTAGAAACTACATAAGTTCAGTTCAACCGTCTAAAAATATCAGCAAGCATTTCGGTAATGAAAACTCTTAAGTCTCTAAATTAGATACATGCTTCAAGTTCACTTCTATGGCTAAGTAGCCATGTAGCCTTAATCCTAATTTTCTAGCTCCGAAGAGAAAGTATGTACGACGCGAAAT harbors:
- the LOC112744018 gene encoding probable pectin methyltransferase QUA3 gives rise to the protein MALSSKRSGPSFITAIINPRQWRLLDLITLFFFFLVAIFFLMAFTHFGDSLAASGRNTLLRSSDPRHRLRLVSAIENGEPRGGGGFLDACSAEEVDHMPCEDPRVNRLLSREMNFYRERHCPRHIDTPLCLIPPPKGYRIPVHWPESLHKIWHDNMPHNKIADRKGHQGWMKREGQHFIFPGGGTMFPDGAEQYIEKLAQYIPIRDGVMRTALDMGCGVASFGGYLLAQNMLAMSFAPRDSHKSQIQFALERGIPAFVAMLGTRRLPFPAFGFDLVHCSRCLIPFTAYNATYFIEVDRLLRPGGYLVISGPPVQWAKQDKEWSDLQAVARALCYELIVVDGNTAIWKKPAGKMCHPHQNDFGLALCDDSDDASQAWYFKLKRCVTRTSSVKGEYAIGQIPKWPERLNTVPPRSTVMKNEAHLYEADNKRWIRRVMHYKKSLHIKLGTPAVRNVMDMNALFGGFAAALISDPVWVMNVVPADKPSTLDVIYDRGLIGLYHDWCEPFSTYPRTYDLLHATNIGSLIKDPTSGESRCSLVDLMVEMDRILRPEGTVVVRDTPEVIEKVARVSEAVRWKATIYDKEPESHAQEKILVATKTFWKQ